The genomic segment tattttaatttttagccatcccgcGTGGCGTTTcccgtataacaatatatcaaatcGTATTTCTGAAAACAATCTTGATATCCTACAAGCATTATATGATGTACTATGTAAAGAAAACCCATAGTATGacgttattaaaaaagtatgtacAACATACAGTTTTACCGAATAAGAATTAAAAGGAGAGCtgtctttttaaattaaatgttaaaaaacagTGAAATAAAAGATTCATTGGAAAAtagaatagatttttttaagaaaaataatttgaaaggtggatttgaaaattatagcaaatatttaactatattttgtcaattccTACAAACACAGCTTCAAATGAAAGAAGTTTCTCTTCGTTAAAGAAACTAAAAACATATCCACGGCTTACTATGGACCAAACAAGACTGAGTAGTATCGCTACTCTCTACATTGAAAGAGATAGAGAAGTATATTTTGatcaagtaataaattaatttgacgAAGGTGCATCAATTCGTGGTCTACGTACAGTGGGATTAAACACGAGTTTAGAGTGCCAAAAGtaccattttttaaactaaaaaattattggttatttatcattacaatattctgtggactgattattattattattattactcaattatttttatgtattacattacaattaaaaccattttatactttttagggacattatactaacattatacatttactcTATATCTCGTTATAGAGaaggaattttaatatttttattattattattattaatttagtaaataatatgacaatttactaattacttttcagatttttttaaagcataaaATCTTCCATCTTTATAAAGTGTTGTTAGTTTGGGTTCATTACATTTAGTTTCAATTTGTtcctataaaacataaaaatgtattaattaaaaataatacttatataaataatataacatattacctgatacaaatttaacaatattatacaaaccacatcataatataagtcTATCAGTCTTGTTCACTGGcagtgtaatgaaaaaaaatcaacagtttataaatcattaaaaatgcttatttattattgaaaggATTAATGATCCTGaaaccatgactaaataaacaggcacgtcagctaaaatttcatttttgctATCGTCGCGCATGTTCCCCAGacatggaaaaaataatattagtcgtGCCTGAAACTAAAGACTTTGGAGTATATTTCAAACGAATGTATGCAAACAGACCAACATTATGGTATATCGTTCTACAGAAAAGGACTGGGAgtaaattgcaatattatttgaacataatTAAACGATTATTAAAAGTTGTAAGCAACTTTACTTGTGCAGTCGTACAGCTGATAACCTGATAACCTGACAACAGATAAGAGATTTCAATTAATGATTCAATCAAATGATATGTCACTAGCGCATGCGCAGAACGGTCACGGTTCAGTTCTGTGTTTAGACGCTCCTGTCGCCCCTGATTGGTTATCAAGGTTGTCCGCCATTAGTAggctaatatttttttgataacaacTGGTATTATATgactaataagtatattattgtatattataaattataattattataattataattaaactttcaAGTGACTACCAACACGTTTACagatatgtaagtacctataattatattttttcatgtttttaatacaatacgTTATACCTCGACACCTAGTAGTCTGAGTGGACAAATACTTTAACTATTTAGTACGTTTGAAAGTGCCAATAATGTTTTTcacttgtttatttattattttaattaatagtattgcAATGGGTGTGCTGCTATTGGATGCTCAAACTCTTATAAAAAAGGGTttctaatgaaatattttccTAAAGAGTCGGCCAGAAGGAAATTGTGGCTATCAAAAATGAAGAGAGATAATTGGGCTCCAAATAATTACTCTTGTATTTGTGAAGTATGTgttggataaaatatttatcctctattgtatttactttttatttgatTCAGTTTAAAAAATTCATGATGCATTGTTATAAACtcttaagttaatattatgttttaaattacctTCTTCTTCTTCTGTGCCTTCACAACTCTGTAAGAGTTTTGGCTGCCACCGTCACTGCTCTCCAATAATCACGATCCTGTATCCTTTCCTCCCATTCTGTTACTTCTAACCTCTCTAGATCTTGTTGTACTCCATCCATCCACCGTTTCTTCGGTCTGCCTCTGGGTCTTCTGCCTGTTGGCTTGTATTCAATTGCTGCTCTGACTTCATTTGTTTCCTCTCGTCTCATTGCGTGTCCAAACCATTGTATTCTCTGTCCCTTTATATAACTTGTTACGGGAGGTACTTTAGTGATTTCCCTTAATTCTTGGTTTTTTCTTCTACGCCACCTGTTTATTTCGGTATCAAAAAACGGTCCACATATTATTCTTAGGACTCTATTCTCAAAACTTCTGagtttttgttcaatttgtACTGTCGTCGGCCATACTTCACAACCATAGGTTAGCGTTGGTCTTACAATACTCATATACAGTCGTAATTTGGTTCCTCTAGAGAATagtttcgatttaaaaaatttaaattacctattttacttaattaatagatattttattgattttgggTCAACTGGGGTTAATCTAAACAtgttaggtacaatattaagtTGTTGAGAATAACACAttctgattaaaataatatattgtacatttagtcatattttattattctttcatGATAGttatcagaataatattttatttgatgttatgtacctacctagatattgtttataaaaacatgtcttaaattattttgttttcctttTAAAGAGTGTACGGCAGATATTAACTGATATCttcataaataaaagtataaatgaaGTTATTAATCCATGTTGTTTGTTAAGAGATTTAGAATTTCTTGAGTACAATATATGGGACAATTTTTATCCAAGTCGTTGTGAAAAAAgtgtaatgtttattttatatttattattaatacaatataatacctaatggaACTAAAAAgacttgttaaattaaaatgtatgtagataaaatataatatttgacacaAAATACTGACAACCTAACctacataaatacctatattataatttaaaaaccattttatttgaaaaataattaagtacacATACATTTTACCTTAACTCATTGTTATTATGCTTCTTTTCCATTAAtttgttgttgtatatattttgttttttacatttgccccaaaatttaattatatttaaatgtaaaaatgcaCATAATAACCATTTAATATACTGATGATTCATTTACTTTTTCCCcagatttttttctattctaatgaatgaaatcagaaatattaatttccatttgctccaaaaatttgtattttttaaattgcaatgaggcgtaaatgtaaatttaaaattgtgaactggataatgtttttatactaaatataactCCAAAATATGATTGCTTGGAAATTTTTACATTACATTGaattacattgaaaaatatgtgTAGAATACATTATATAAGAGTGAGTGTTTATATTAAGGTAACCCTTGTCAAAACCATTTACATTTACCCCAGTTGACcacaatttgttatttttatatattttatcataaacttTTAAGAACCTAAAAATCTTATAGCTAccatttaaaattcattttagATTCATTTTGAGCCAGATATGTGGGAGAAAACACGAGAAGATGGTAGTCACCGTCTTAAACACGATGCTGTTCCtaccttattttgttttacaaaagaAGCTAAGAAACGAAAACCACCAAAAAATAGGCAAATGACAAAACCTTTAAATCACATAATAGAAGTAAACAGTGTTGGTGCTTCAGAGCCATCAGATTGTAATTTAGAACATGTACAAGCAATGTCTGATGTTatcattcataataatttgtctAACAATGATCATCTTTAGAAGTctatggtatttaaaattaatcactataaaaaacagttaagatttttatctgataaattaaaaaaaaattaaactaataaaagtgCTGAGCTTTTGAAATCTATTTTTAACAATGACCAAATAGAAGCCTTGTCCAGAAAATCTACTAAACTCATGAAGTGGTCTAATCCTACTATTTGCAAAGctttaaagataaaatttagCCTTGGTAGCAACGGTTACGAAGAAATGTTGAAACAGAAAATGCCATTGCCTTCTCAAAGAACTTTAAGAAGAAGATTGCAGATGTTAAAATTTGATAGCGGTGTACTAgatgaagtttttaaatttttaggaattAAAATTCAATCGTTTCAAGATACACATGAAAAAGAATGTGTTCTTATAATGGATGAAATGGCAATAACACCCTCTAATATATTTGATGtgtctttaaataaaaatgtaggcaATATTACTTTGTCTAATCATGAAGGAACTGCA from the Acyrthosiphon pisum isolate AL4f chromosome X, pea_aphid_22Mar2018_4r6ur, whole genome shotgun sequence genome contains:
- the LOC107882855 gene encoding uncharacterized protein LOC107882855, coding for MSIVRPTLTYGCEVWPTTVQIEQKLRSFENRVLRIICGPFFDTEINRWRRRKNQELREITKVPPVTSYIKGQRIQWFGHAMRREETNEVRAAIEYKPTGRRPRGRPKKRWMDGVQQDLERLEVTEWEERIQDRDYWRAVTVAAKTLTEL